A stretch of the Notamacropus eugenii isolate mMacEug1 chromosome 2, mMacEug1.pri_v2, whole genome shotgun sequence genome encodes the following:
- the P3R3URF gene encoding PIK3R3 upstream open reading frame protein yields the protein MGPLHPARAPRPRGLGSRYLNRGLGRQRFRLRRLRLRAAPQRMFKPSRPRYRTQRGNIPNLLASSTSLWLLPHQPLAFRQVDHLGRSLF from the exons ATGGGCCCTCTACACCCTGCCCGTGCCCCCCGGCCCCGGGGGCTGGGCTCCCGCTATCTCAACCGGGGCCTGGGCAGGCAGCGTTTTCGCCTGCGTCGCCTCCGACTGAGAGCAGCGCCCCAGAGAATGTTCAAGCCAAGCCGGCCGAGGTACCGGACCCAGCGTGGGAACATTCCCAATTTATTGGCTTCCAGCACCAGCCTGTGGCTCCTTCCCCATCAGCCCCTGG CCTTTAGACAAGTGGATCATCTGGGCAGATCTCTCTTCTGA
- the TSPAN1 gene encoding tetraspanin-1, which yields MSCFTFLKVTMIIFNLLIFLCGAVLLGVGIWVSVDSPSFLKIFGSVSATAMQFVNVGYFLIAAGCVLLVLGFLGCYGAQKESKCILLMFFSILLVIFIAEIAAAVVALVYTSLAENLLNALVVPVIKKDYGRQSDVTQVWNSTMEGLHCCGFNNYTDFTDSPFYNEHQAFPSFCCANDTTPCTENMASQDNVKGCFRQLLNDIHTNAAVVGGVAAGFAALELAAMTVSMYLYCKLDKA from the exons ATGAGTTGCTTTACCTTCCTGAAGGTCACCATGATTATCTTTAACCTCCTCATCTTT CTCTGTGGTGCAGTCCTGCTGGGAGTAGGAATATGGGTGTCTGTGGACAGCCCCTCCTTCCTGAAGATCTTTGGGTCAGTGTCAGCCACCGCCATGCAGTTTGTGAATGTGGGCTACTTCCTGATTGCTGCCGGCTGTGTCTTGCTGGTACTTGGCTTCCTAGGGTGCTATGGAGCCCAGAAGGAGAGTAAATGTATTCTCTTAATG TTTTTCTCCATCCTCCTCGTAATATTCATCGCTGAGATTGCTGCTGCGGTGGTAGCCCTGGTCTACACCTCGCTG GCTGAGAACCTGCTCAATGCCTTGGTTGTACCTGTGATCAAGAAGGACTATGGCCGACAATCAGATGTCACTCAAGTATGGAACAGCACCATGGAAGGG CTCCATTGCTGTGGTTTTAACAACTACACAGATTTCACAGACTCCCCCTTCTACAACGAGCACCAGGCCTTTCCCTCGTTCTGCTGTGCCAATGATACGACTCCCTGTACTGAAAACATGGCCTCCCAGGACAATGTCAAG GGCTGTTTTCGGCAGCTCTTGAACGATATTCACACCAATGCGGCTGTCGTGGGTGGCGTGGCTGCTGGTTTCGCGGCACTAGAG cTGGCCGCCATGACAGTGTCCATGTACCTCTACTGCAAACTGGACAAAGCCTGA